One Nitrospina watsonii DNA segment encodes these proteins:
- a CDS encoding c-type cytochrome yields MSQKLKILFAAVLMWGLPATGWPNEVGRLEDQFKALIQKGRALYLHYCAHCHGLTGNGDGYNADHLDKSPAELSNPEFTKKKSNEQIFRAIKLGGAGVRKSHLMPAFGRTLSEAETWSLVAYIRFLGRDHDQPVFLPEDVKRGRPHTPTLEPGVMEAFRKWHHEKGDDPKVLGDGRWLFREKKSCFACHTVNGEGGEVGPDLSRAGFMFTPGWIYSWIRSPQRVKPQTKMPTIGLDDTESRLITAYLSNLGEVKRPADWEPYLKAGGDADNGKKLFFDAKGNAYCSKCHSIQGKGGQVGPDLSYVGVSRTRPFILESILAPKEVITVGYSSVLILTQAGRFLTGVKVNEDDKSIDIINKDGENIHVEKDDIKKFKTQEISIMPGNFGDILSVQEIRDILTYLTSLPPVASEFSAIKR; encoded by the coding sequence ATGTCCCAAAAACTGAAAATCCTGTTCGCTGCCGTCCTGATGTGGGGACTCCCCGCCACCGGGTGGCCCAATGAAGTCGGCCGTCTCGAGGATCAATTCAAGGCTCTGATCCAGAAAGGCCGAGCGCTCTATCTTCATTACTGCGCGCACTGCCATGGGCTTACGGGAAACGGGGACGGCTACAATGCCGATCACCTCGACAAGTCTCCCGCAGAACTTTCCAATCCCGAATTCACTAAAAAGAAATCCAACGAACAGATCTTCCGGGCCATCAAGCTGGGAGGCGCGGGAGTACGCAAATCACACCTGATGCCGGCTTTTGGACGCACCCTGTCGGAGGCCGAAACCTGGAGCCTGGTGGCGTACATTCGGTTTCTGGGGCGGGACCACGATCAACCCGTCTTCCTGCCTGAAGACGTGAAGCGGGGGCGTCCCCATACCCCAACCCTGGAACCCGGGGTGATGGAGGCGTTCCGGAAGTGGCACCACGAAAAAGGGGACGATCCCAAGGTTTTGGGTGATGGACGTTGGCTGTTCCGTGAGAAGAAAAGTTGTTTTGCCTGTCACACAGTGAATGGCGAAGGCGGGGAGGTGGGACCCGATCTTTCCCGTGCCGGGTTCATGTTCACTCCAGGATGGATTTATTCCTGGATTCGAAGTCCACAGCGGGTCAAGCCGCAAACCAAAATGCCGACCATCGGTTTGGATGATACGGAAAGCCGCCTGATCACGGCCTATCTGTCCAACCTGGGGGAAGTGAAACGGCCTGCCGACTGGGAGCCTTATTTAAAAGCCGGAGGGGACGCCGACAACGGCAAGAAATTGTTTTTTGACGCCAAGGGAAATGCGTACTGTTCGAAATGCCACTCGATTCAGGGAAAAGGCGGGCAGGTGGGGCCGGACTTGAGTTATGTTGGCGTCAGCCGCACACGGCCATTCATACTGGAGTCCATCCTTGCTCCTAAAGAGGTCATTACTGTCGGGTATTCATCGGTGCTCATCCTCACCCAGGCCGGACGATTTTTGACTGGAGTGAAAGTGAATGAGGATGACAAGTCGATCGATATCATCAACAAGGACGGGGAAAATATCCACGTCGAGAAAGACGATATCAAGAAATTCAAGACCCAGGAAATTTCCATCATGCCGGGCAATTTTGGAGATATTCTTTCCGTTCAGGAGATCCGGGATATCCTCACCTACCTGACGAGCCTCCCACCCGTTGCCAGCGAGTTTTCCGCGATCAAGCGCTGA
- a CDS encoding c-type cytochrome, translating to MSSRVVKTIKRTSVSGLIGWAFALWLPISPVFAFTSPESTDLPDTITVGATTYSLPNLDNPLRKDKSRLEQHFDEGGKLYFTHCYLCHGDLKDGNGIFGDRFSPAPANLRKLVFDAGKGERFAFWRIAKGGVGLPERFQPWNSAMPAWEGTLTPEEMWKVILYVYDSVKHPFLPNPPATPTAERGAKVYKRHCVYCHGIKGDGKGIAAPFSSPRPRNFTKGHSKFRSTAFGKIPTDNDLHKMLVRGMPGTTMPSWKHLPENDRKSLVLYLKTLGRKFEKFKKRGKTHKVIDVPEPPAFTLESKERGRQLFIKTCSGCHGVEGRSDGESTHKIVNIGKDQLRPRNLTQSWLFRRSANRKELFQTLRTGLSLTAMPRLSPRVYSDETVWDLVNYTYTLSPAVRPDVLPEMRATRIEGALPKSPEDPAWNKITAYFYPVGGQLQEEPKSYFTTTSSLWVQAVHNGQDIAFRVRWDDPTVDPILKETATVVESPPPPLPAHLRADPSTLPPPPKPQPQKIPDAFALQFPASLDAATLPFFLNGDREHPVTLWKWSSYPNQVTEWAGQGLQHLSRKGFSQEVTGQVAFRYGQYLLMLKRKLKTHDARQDIQFRTGQQVPIAFNIWDGNEGETGSKKAVSSWYRLILK from the coding sequence TTGTCATCACGCGTTGTCAAAACCATCAAACGGACGAGTGTATCCGGGCTGATCGGATGGGCCTTTGCATTGTGGCTGCCCATCAGTCCGGTTTTTGCGTTCACCAGTCCGGAGAGCACAGACCTCCCCGATACCATCACCGTCGGCGCCACCACCTATTCGCTGCCGAACCTCGACAATCCCCTTCGTAAAGATAAAAGCAGACTCGAACAGCATTTCGATGAAGGCGGCAAGCTGTATTTCACACATTGCTACCTGTGCCACGGCGACCTGAAGGACGGCAACGGTATTTTTGGTGATCGGTTTTCCCCCGCCCCTGCCAACCTGCGCAAGCTGGTCTTTGACGCCGGCAAGGGCGAGCGTTTCGCCTTCTGGCGCATCGCCAAGGGCGGTGTCGGTCTGCCGGAACGATTTCAACCGTGGAACTCGGCCATGCCCGCCTGGGAAGGCACGTTGACGCCGGAGGAAATGTGGAAGGTCATTCTCTATGTGTACGATTCGGTAAAGCACCCCTTCCTGCCGAATCCCCCCGCCACGCCCACCGCCGAACGCGGCGCCAAAGTTTATAAAAGGCACTGCGTCTATTGCCATGGGATCAAAGGCGACGGCAAAGGTATCGCGGCTCCATTTTCCAGTCCCCGTCCCCGCAACTTCACCAAGGGCCACTCCAAATTCCGCTCTACGGCATTTGGCAAAATACCAACCGACAACGATCTGCATAAAATGCTGGTGCGGGGCATGCCGGGCACGACCATGCCTTCGTGGAAGCATCTTCCTGAAAATGACCGCAAGAGCCTGGTGCTGTATCTGAAAACGCTGGGGCGCAAATTTGAAAAATTCAAAAAACGTGGCAAGACGCATAAGGTGATCGATGTGCCGGAACCGCCTGCCTTCACACTGGAAAGCAAAGAACGCGGCCGTCAGCTATTCATCAAAACCTGCTCCGGGTGCCACGGCGTGGAAGGACGCAGCGACGGGGAGTCCACACACAAGATCGTCAACATCGGCAAAGACCAGTTGCGTCCACGCAACCTGACCCAGTCGTGGCTGTTCCGCCGTAGCGCCAACCGCAAGGAGTTGTTTCAAACGTTGCGCACCGGCTTGTCGCTGACGGCCATGCCACGCCTGTCTCCCCGCGTGTATTCCGATGAGACGGTATGGGATCTCGTGAACTATACGTACACCCTGTCGCCTGCGGTGCGGCCAGACGTCCTCCCTGAAATGCGCGCCACACGTATTGAGGGGGCCTTGCCGAAGAGTCCGGAAGACCCTGCCTGGAATAAAATAACCGCATATTTTTATCCCGTGGGAGGGCAATTGCAGGAAGAGCCGAAGTCCTATTTCACCACGACGAGCAGCTTGTGGGTGCAGGCGGTGCACAACGGACAGGACATCGCATTCCGCGTGCGCTGGGACGATCCGACGGTTGATCCCATATTAAAAGAAACCGCGACGGTGGTGGAGTCGCCGCCACCGCCCCTGCCCGCGCATTTGCGGGCAGATCCCTCCACTCTGCCGCCCCCGCCGAAACCGCAACCGCAGAAGATACCCGATGCGTTCGCTCTCCAGTTCCCGGCTTCGCTCGATGCCGCCACACTGCCGTTTTTCCTCAATGGCGACCGGGAACATCCCGTCACCTTATGGAAGTGGTCCTCGTACCCCAACCAGGTCACGGAGTGGGCCGGCCAAGGACTGCAACACCTTTCGCGCAAGGGATTCAGCCAGGAAGTGACCGGACAGGTGGCCTTCCGCTATGGCCAATACCTGCTCATGCTGAAACGCAAACTCAAGACACACGATGCACGGCAGGACATTCAGTTTCGCACCGGGCAGCAGGTGCCGATCGCATTCAATATCTGGGACGGCAATGAGGGCGAGACGGGGTCGAAGAAAGCGGTGTCCAGCTGGTACCGACTGATTCTGAAATGA